Proteins found in one Candidatus Nitrosopelagicus brevis genomic segment:
- a CDS encoding phosphoadenylyl-sulfate reductase: MGKFTQQELDEVNKTLSTPEDCLKWAFDNLHPKLAKASSFGAEDAAIIDMMFKINSDSRLFTLETGRLPKETFDAIEQVEQRYNTKIEKLYPDPNEVEKMIEEKGLNCFYDSIENRKLCCGIRKVHPMNKMLATLDGWITGLRNDQNQNRSGASMLEIDEMHGNIVKVNPLVNWTFDETWDYVKSNNCPYNKLLDQGYPSIGCEPCTRPIKIGEDIRAGRWWWENDTNKECGLHMNHDN, translated from the coding sequence ATGGGAAAATTTACTCAGCAAGAGCTAGATGAAGTAAACAAAACTCTATCTACACCTGAGGATTGTTTGAAATGGGCATTTGATAATCTTCATCCAAAATTAGCAAAGGCATCAAGTTTTGGTGCAGAGGATGCAGCAATTATTGATATGATGTTTAAAATTAATTCTGATTCCAGATTGTTTACACTTGAAACAGGAAGATTGCCTAAAGAAACTTTTGATGCAATAGAACAAGTTGAACAACGTTACAATACAAAAATTGAAAAGTTGTATCCTGATCCAAATGAAGTTGAAAAAATGATTGAAGAAAAAGGCTTGAACTGTTTCTATGATAGTATTGAAAATAGAAAACTTTGTTGTGGTATTAGAAAAGTTCACCCAATGAACAAAATGCTTGCAACACTTGATGGTTGGATTACCGGTCTTAGAAATGATCAAAACCAGAATCGTTCTGGTGCTAGCATGCTCGAAATTGATGAAATGCATGGAAATATTGTAAAAGTTAATCCACTTGTTAACTGGACCTTTGACGAAACATGGGATTATGTAAAATCAAATAATTGTCCGTATAACAAATTACTCGATCAGGGCTATCCTAGTATTGGTTGTGAACCATGTACTAGACCGATTAAGATCGGTGAAGACATACGTGCAGGTCGTTGGTGGTGGGAAAATGACACAAACAAAGAGTGTGGCCTTCATATGAACCACGACAATTAA
- the sat gene encoding sulfate adenylyltransferase: MINAHGGKLVNRVKDVDPSGLISVDISADLANDVENIADGIFSPLEGFLNQQDFESVISKGRLANGTAWTMPTVLDVDEETGKKMKDAGDVLLKNPDGTGIAVLHVEDVYSYDKQATMNGVYGTNDDSHPGVAKTNSMKDFLVGGKIDYIQRQNETEIRKHRMTPTQTRELFEKVGWKTIVAFQTRNPPHVAHEMLQKTAITTRDGVFVNPLIGKKKPGDFKDEIIVKAYEVMIEKYYPENKCQLATLHTEMKYAGPREAIHHAIMRQNYGCTHIIIGRDHAGVGKFYDPFAAHKIFDDYPELEIEPIFFPAFFYCNKCLTFTNPNVCPCAPEHREQISGTKMREMINNGESPSKFILRPEVAEVIINYDKPFVE, from the coding sequence TTGATTAATGCACACGGTGGAAAATTAGTAAATAGAGTAAAGGATGTTGATCCATCCGGACTAATCTCAGTTGATATATCTGCAGATTTGGCAAATGATGTAGAAAATATTGCTGATGGAATTTTTTCTCCACTAGAAGGATTTCTAAACCAACAAGATTTTGAATCTGTTATCTCAAAAGGAAGACTTGCAAATGGTACTGCATGGACTATGCCAACTGTTTTGGATGTTGATGAAGAAACAGGGAAAAAAATGAAGGATGCTGGAGATGTATTACTAAAAAATCCTGATGGAACAGGAATTGCTGTATTACATGTAGAAGATGTCTACTCTTATGATAAACAAGCTACAATGAATGGAGTCTATGGGACAAATGATGACTCACATCCAGGTGTTGCTAAAACGAATTCAATGAAAGATTTTCTTGTTGGTGGTAAAATCGATTATATTCAAAGACAAAATGAGACTGAAATTAGAAAACATAGAATGACTCCTACACAAACAAGAGAGTTATTTGAAAAAGTAGGTTGGAAAACAATTGTTGCATTTCAAACTCGAAACCCTCCACATGTAGCACATGAAATGTTACAGAAAACTGCAATAACAACACGCGATGGTGTTTTTGTAAATCCACTCATCGGAAAGAAAAAGCCTGGTGATTTTAAAGATGAAATCATTGTTAAAGCATACGAAGTAATGATTGAAAAATACTATCCAGAAAATAAATGTCAATTAGCAACACTACATACAGAAATGAAATATGCAGGTCCTAGAGAAGCAATTCATCATGCCATAATGCGTCAAAATTATGGATGTACACACATAATCATAGGAAGGGATCATGCAGGTGTTGGAAAGTTCTACGATCCATTTGCAGCACACAAAATATTTGATGATTACCCAGAACTTGAAATAGAACCAATCTTTTTCCCAGCATTCTTTTACTGTAACAAATGTCTTACATTTACAAATCCAAATGTATGTCCATGTGCTCCAGAACATAGAGAACAAATTTCTGGAACAAAAATGCGTGAGATGATTAACAATGGTGAATCTCCATCAAAATTCATCCTAAGACCTGAAGTTGCCGAAGTAATCATTAATTATGACAAACCATTTGTTGAATAG
- a CDS encoding endonuclease III domain-containing protein, which yields MKKILDGMRKTMNAVKPPRITALRDLHDAEDHGPFSILIGTILSARTKDESTTRIVKDLFKVYKNARQLSKAKLRDVEKIIKSIGFYHVKAERIIEVAKIIDSKYKGKVPDDLEKLIALPGVGRKTANCVLVYAYEIPAIPVDIHVHRISNRLGLVKTKTPEETEFALMEKIPKKYWLDVNDTFVMYGQNICKPISPMCEVCKIRNGCKYYKTNSAS from the coding sequence ATGAAAAAAATTCTAGATGGAATGCGTAAAACAATGAATGCTGTTAAACCACCAAGAATTACAGCATTAAGAGATCTACATGATGCTGAAGATCATGGACCGTTCAGTATTTTGATTGGTACAATTTTGTCAGCAAGAACTAAGGATGAGTCAACTACAAGAATTGTAAAAGATTTGTTTAAGGTATACAAAAATGCACGACAATTATCAAAAGCAAAGTTAAGAGATGTTGAAAAAATTATCAAATCAATAGGGTTCTATCATGTGAAGGCTGAGCGAATTATTGAAGTAGCAAAAATTATTGATTCAAAGTATAAAGGAAAAGTACCTGATGATTTAGAAAAATTAATTGCCTTACCTGGTGTTGGAAGGAAAACTGCTAACTGTGTTTTAGTTTATGCATATGAGATTCCTGCTATTCCAGTTGATATTCACGTTCATAGAATTTCAAATAGATTAGGATTAGTTAAAACAAAAACTCCTGAGGAAACAGAATTTGCACTGATGGAAAAAATTCCAAAAAAATACTGGCTTGATGTGAATGATACTTTTGTTATGTATGGTCAAAATATCTGTAAACCAATTTCTCCAATGTGTGAGGTTTGTAAGATTAGAAATGGTTGTAAATATTACAAAACTAATTCCGCTTCTTAG
- a CDS encoding aconitase X, with product MELTSEEKDALNGKHGETLQIAYRILVATGEATDAEKLIPIKWAHLSGVNYNTIGDSGEQFLRELSKDARVKVKATVNPMGIDFDHISEFNHIDDEFVKKQASIRDSYIRMGVEPTFSCTPYDIFDLPEKNTQVSFAESNAAIFANSLGGLKTNKESAFSALASAITGKSPYSDLRKENITTPMTIRMKMDNPSELDFGMLGFFAGKVGDTSVNISGVSQPNRRSCKALCGGMGTSGTCAKFQFVDNEDEKSEKVDFGKEEMNEIFDELNTAEKGDVITLGSPQLGLEEISDLSKMLKGKSFQKRCMIFCSRAVQEQARTLDYINEIERAGGEILSDCCTCLTPLIDTNETDAVTTNSIKGAYYLKNSTGVDVNLKPLSKIIEDETK from the coding sequence ATGGAACTTACCTCTGAAGAAAAAGATGCATTGAATGGTAAGCATGGTGAAACATTACAGATTGCATATCGAATTCTAGTTGCAACCGGAGAAGCAACCGATGCAGAAAAACTAATTCCTATAAAATGGGCACATCTTTCAGGCGTAAATTACAATACAATTGGTGATTCGGGAGAACAATTTCTTAGAGAATTAAGTAAAGATGCTCGTGTTAAAGTTAAAGCAACTGTAAATCCAATGGGAATTGATTTTGATCATATTTCTGAATTTAATCATATTGATGATGAATTTGTAAAAAAACAAGCAAGTATCAGAGACTCTTACATTCGAATGGGAGTTGAGCCAACCTTTTCTTGCACTCCTTATGATATTTTTGATCTACCAGAAAAAAATACACAAGTTTCTTTTGCTGAAAGTAATGCTGCAATATTTGCAAACTCACTAGGAGGGTTAAAGACAAACAAAGAAAGTGCATTTAGTGCATTAGCAAGTGCAATTACTGGCAAATCTCCGTATTCTGATTTACGAAAAGAAAACATCACAACTCCAATGACAATACGTATGAAAATGGATAATCCAAGTGAATTGGATTTTGGGATGCTTGGATTTTTTGCAGGAAAGGTTGGTGATACATCTGTCAATATTTCTGGTGTTTCTCAACCAAACAGACGTAGCTGTAAGGCGTTGTGTGGTGGTATGGGCACATCAGGTACGTGTGCTAAATTCCAGTTTGTGGATAATGAAGATGAAAAATCTGAAAAAGTAGATTTTGGAAAAGAAGAGATGAATGAGATATTTGATGAACTAAATACCGCAGAAAAAGGTGATGTCATCACTCTTGGAAGTCCACAATTAGGATTAGAAGAAATATCCGATTTATCGAAGATGTTAAAGGGTAAATCATTTCAAAAACGCTGCATGATTTTTTGTTCAAGAGCCGTGCAGGAACAAGCACGTACACTTGATTACATTAATGAAATTGAAAGAGCAGGTGGTGAAATTTTATCGGATTGTTGTACATGTCTTACACCATTAATTGATACCAATGAAACTGATGCGGTAACTACTAATTCCATAAAAGGTGCATACTACTTGAAAAATTCTACAGGTGTAGATGTAAATCTAAAACCATTATCAAAAATTATTGAGGATGAAACCAAATGA
- a CDS encoding aconitase X swivel domain-containing protein — MSKVIVQGNAQGKVLKSTNPINFLGAVDKKTGIIRDKKYDIFEKSMKDTVLVFPHGIGSSVGAYTIYSLKSNQSAPIAMICTKADLTVASGCALANIPMIVVSNEEFDSIQDGNQITIDTKSEKIFN, encoded by the coding sequence ATGAGTAAGGTAATTGTTCAAGGAAATGCGCAAGGTAAAGTTCTCAAATCAACTAATCCAATTAATTTTCTTGGTGCAGTTGATAAAAAAACAGGAATTATTCGTGATAAAAAATATGATATTTTTGAAAAATCAATGAAAGATACTGTACTTGTTTTTCCACATGGAATTGGAAGTAGTGTTGGTGCATACACAATTTATTCTCTTAAATCTAATCAATCTGCTCCTATTGCAATGATTTGTACAAAAGCTGATCTAACTGTTGCATCTGGATGTGCACTCGCAAATATACCGATGATTGTAGTTTCTAATGAAGAATTTGATTCTATACAAGATGGTAATCAAATTACTATTGATACAAAGTCTGAAAAAATTTTCAACTAA
- the rqcH gene encoding ribosome rescue protein RqcH, protein MTLAGIELVYLVKDIGEKTSGYYASNIWGINRNSLLFKLHHPTKPDIMLMVSSIGMWITDKKIETIEPNKMLRRLRSDLLRAKLTKIEQIGTERIAYFTFTNFEKEFTLIVEFFGDGNIILCNEERKILALLHSIDVRHRQLRVGLEYSPPPEDGVDVLNLTKESFRELFSTSGIGKTIGRGLGLPKKYVEEIIRLSGIDPKKPSNEVTNEEFEALYEIITSTLSKVTQGPHDPSVIIEDDVHDAYPIRFSDDNLNAKKVDSFNEGLDIVFTEEILEKGKSLFSSPADKKIESLEKTLTEQKNAINVVLEKSKTIAEVANLLFTMTSAGQHDIRNEMITNSLKEKNAEIISEKGVPYMKINESKIQIDPDSSLPTIASKLFDESKKQKGAVKSIEKLMKKTESKLEKTIEKGEIAKGAVGFKEVRKKSWFERYRWFYTSDEVLAVGGRDSSSNSAIIRKYLEKNDKVFHAEVHGSPFFLLKGEDEELLPLSLEEVAHATVCFSRAWQISAYGMSSFWVNPDQVKKGAPTGQSMAKGAFMINGTRNFIKVSSLKLAVGIFKQDEDYLLVCGPPEPIKKKCLCYAVIEPGGSTMSDVAKKIRAEFDKVNDNFKKIFLIDDYVRALPTGSSKVTETG, encoded by the coding sequence ATGACTCTTGCGGGAATTGAATTAGTATATCTTGTAAAAGACATAGGAGAAAAGACTAGTGGATACTATGCAAGTAACATTTGGGGAATAAATCGAAATAGTCTGTTATTCAAGTTACATCATCCAACAAAACCAGACATCATGTTAATGGTATCAAGCATAGGAATGTGGATTACAGATAAAAAAATTGAAACAATTGAACCAAACAAGATGTTAAGGCGATTACGTAGCGATCTTTTACGAGCAAAATTAACAAAAATTGAACAAATTGGAACAGAAAGAATTGCTTATTTCACATTTACAAACTTTGAAAAAGAATTTACTTTAATTGTAGAATTTTTTGGAGATGGAAATATCATTTTATGTAATGAAGAAAGAAAAATTTTAGCACTTTTGCATTCAATAGACGTAAGACACAGACAACTTCGTGTAGGATTAGAATATTCACCACCACCAGAAGATGGAGTAGATGTTTTAAATTTAACAAAAGAATCATTTAGAGAATTATTTTCTACTAGTGGAATTGGAAAAACTATAGGTAGAGGATTAGGATTACCCAAAAAATATGTTGAAGAAATTATTAGATTATCAGGAATTGATCCAAAAAAACCAAGCAATGAAGTTACAAATGAAGAATTTGAAGCATTGTATGAAATAATTACATCAACTCTTTCAAAAGTAACACAAGGCCCACATGATCCATCTGTTATAATTGAAGATGACGTACATGATGCATACCCAATTAGATTTTCAGATGATAATTTGAATGCAAAAAAAGTTGATAGTTTTAACGAGGGATTAGATATTGTATTTACAGAAGAAATTTTAGAAAAAGGAAAGTCACTATTCAGTAGTCCTGCTGATAAAAAAATAGAATCATTAGAAAAAACACTAACTGAGCAAAAAAATGCAATTAATGTTGTGCTAGAAAAATCAAAAACAATAGCAGAAGTAGCAAATTTACTATTTACAATGACATCTGCAGGACAACATGACATACGAAATGAAATGATTACAAACTCACTAAAAGAAAAAAATGCAGAAATAATTAGTGAGAAAGGTGTTCCTTACATGAAAATTAATGAATCAAAAATTCAGATAGACCCTGACTCATCTCTTCCAACTATTGCTTCAAAACTATTTGATGAATCAAAGAAACAAAAGGGTGCGGTAAAATCAATTGAAAAATTGATGAAGAAAACAGAATCTAAATTAGAAAAAACAATCGAAAAAGGAGAAATTGCAAAAGGAGCAGTTGGATTCAAAGAGGTAAGGAAGAAGAGTTGGTTTGAAAGATACAGGTGGTTTTACACATCAGATGAGGTTTTGGCAGTTGGAGGAAGAGATAGCTCATCGAACAGTGCAATAATTAGAAAATATTTAGAAAAAAATGACAAGGTCTTTCATGCAGAGGTTCACGGTTCACCCTTCTTTTTACTAAAAGGAGAGGATGAGGAATTACTGCCACTAAGTTTAGAGGAGGTTGCGCACGCTACGGTTTGTTTCAGTCGTGCATGGCAGATATCTGCGTATGGAATGAGTAGTTTTTGGGTTAACCCAGATCAGGTGAAAAAGGGTGCACCTACAGGTCAGTCAATGGCCAAAGGTGCGTTCATGATTAACGGTACAAGAAATTTTATCAAAGTTTCATCATTAAAACTTGCAGTTGGAATTTTTAAGCAAGATGAAGATTACTTGTTAGTTTGTGGCCCACCCGAACCAATTAAGAAAAAATGTCTATGTTATGCTGTGATCGAACCGGGTGGATCAACAATGTCTGATGTTGCAAAAAAGATTAGAGCTGAATTTGATAAAGTTAATGATAATTTTAAGAAAATATTTCTGATTGATGATTATGTTAGAGCATTACCAACTGGTTCAAGTAAGGTTACTGAAACTGGTTAG
- the cbiT gene encoding precorrin-6Y C5,15-methyltransferase (decarboxylating) subunit CbiT has translation MWKSKTPGIPDEEFERTESVPITKEEIRAIQISKGRLSAGQTVLDIGCGSGSVTVEAAIQVEESGKVIGVDIDPNAIELTKKNLEKFGISNYTLVEGNAKEKISELPQADTIFIGGTGGDTKDIVELCQDKVQSGGRIVIGVILIETLYSVLQTIEKLNFESIDITQITIGKSRKTKTGTMMLARNPVTVISATKK, from the coding sequence ATGTGGAAATCAAAAACTCCTGGTATTCCAGATGAAGAATTTGAGAGAACTGAATCTGTTCCAATCACTAAAGAAGAAATTCGTGCCATACAAATCAGTAAAGGTAGATTATCTGCAGGGCAAACTGTTTTAGACATTGGTTGTGGTAGTGGTTCTGTAACTGTTGAGGCTGCTATTCAAGTTGAAGAGTCAGGAAAAGTAATTGGTGTTGATATTGATCCAAATGCAATTGAATTAACAAAAAAGAATCTTGAAAAATTTGGAATATCAAATTATACACTAGTTGAAGGAAATGCCAAAGAAAAAATTTCTGAACTACCACAAGCAGACACTATTTTCATAGGTGGAACTGGTGGTGATACAAAAGATATTGTTGAATTATGTCAAGATAAAGTCCAATCTGGTGGAAGAATAGTAATTGGTGTTATTTTGATTGAAACACTTTATTCTGTATTACAAACAATTGAAAAATTAAATTTTGAATCAATTGATATTACTCAAATCACAATAGGAAAAAGTAGGAAAACAAAAACAGGCACAATGATGCTTGCACGAAACCCAGTTACTGTCATTTCTGCAACAAAAAAATAA
- the cobI gene encoding precorrin-2 C(20)-methyltransferase — translation MSQLTGIGVGPGDPDLLTVKAVKAIQNADTIMCPASKEDRPSIALSVVDSLIDKSKNQEIVKLIFPMTKDKDILEAHWKENSKIMAEKVLSGKNVVYLTVGDPYLYSTWIYMHREISQNHPEMKINVIPGIVSMFTFASKVGVSIAEGAEKVSIIPSCYDLSSVKEIAKNSEVLVFLKDGRYFDQVIELVRESGFPDDSIFAIGQDLGTDKEIIRKLRLGDVNDDTLTTKYFSILVIKRV, via the coding sequence ATGTCTCAATTAACCGGAATTGGAGTAGGTCCTGGCGATCCAGATTTGCTTACTGTAAAAGCCGTTAAAGCAATACAAAATGCCGATACCATAATGTGTCCCGCATCAAAAGAAGATAGACCTAGCATTGCATTGTCTGTGGTTGATTCATTAATTGATAAATCAAAAAATCAAGAAATTGTAAAACTAATTTTCCCAATGACTAAAGACAAAGATATTCTTGAAGCACACTGGAAAGAAAACTCAAAAATTATGGCAGAAAAAGTTTTGTCAGGAAAAAATGTTGTATATCTAACAGTTGGCGATCCTTATCTTTACAGTACTTGGATCTACATGCACAGAGAAATTAGTCAAAATCATCCTGAAATGAAAATTAACGTTATACCTGGAATTGTTTCTATGTTTACATTTGCATCAAAGGTTGGTGTAAGTATTGCAGAAGGTGCAGAAAAAGTTTCAATCATTCCATCATGCTATGATCTTAGTTCTGTCAAAGAAATTGCAAAAAATTCTGAAGTACTGGTATTTCTTAAAGATGGTCGATATTTTGATCAAGTAATTGAACTAGTCCGTGAATCTGGATTCCCTGATGATTCCATATTTGCAATTGGACAAGATTTAGGAACAGACAAAGAAATCATTCGAAAATTAAGATTAGGTGACGTAAATGATGATACTCTTACTACAAAATACTTTTCAATTTTGGTGATAAAGCGTGTCTAA
- the cobM gene encoding precorrin-4 C(11)-methyltransferase, which yields MSKVYFVGCGPGDPELITVKAKKLVQKADIIVYSGSLIPPEILKYNKKGKIHDAAKLVREEILDLLLKNSQKGKTVIRLHDGDPAVYGAIREQIDNLEKEGVESIVVPGVTSFLASAAALGTQLTLPGITQTMIITRAESRTKVPKREKISELAKHQATLIFYLSVHLLNKISKEAIEGGYKKSTPVAVVYKASRKDQKIILGTLTDIAKKVRDEKIRMTAIVIIGDVIKPKSYEYSKLYDKTFSHGFRKAKKTKKKE from the coding sequence GTGTCTAAGGTCTATTTTGTTGGTTGTGGTCCAGGTGACCCCGAATTAATTACAGTAAAGGCAAAAAAGCTTGTTCAAAAAGCAGACATTATAGTTTATTCGGGCTCATTAATTCCTCCTGAGATTTTAAAATATAACAAAAAAGGCAAAATACATGATGCCGCAAAACTCGTACGTGAAGAAATTCTTGATTTACTTTTAAAAAATTCCCAAAAAGGTAAAACCGTAATTAGATTACATGATGGGGATCCTGCTGTGTATGGTGCAATTAGAGAACAGATTGATAATTTAGAAAAAGAAGGTGTAGAATCAATTGTTGTTCCAGGAGTTACATCATTTCTAGCATCAGCTGCTGCACTTGGAACACAACTAACTCTACCTGGAATTACACAAACAATGATAATTACACGTGCTGAATCAAGAACTAAAGTTCCTAAAAGAGAAAAAATTTCTGAACTTGCAAAACATCAAGCAACTTTAATTTTTTATCTCAGTGTTCATCTTTTAAATAAAATTTCAAAAGAAGCAATTGAAGGTGGATACAAAAAATCTACACCTGTTGCTGTAGTCTACAAAGCAAGCAGAAAAGATCAAAAAATAATTCTTGGAACACTTACAGATATTGCAAAAAAAGTTAGAGATGAAAAAATTAGAATGACTGCAATTGTCATTATAGGCGATGTAATAAAACCAAAATCATATGAATATTCTAAATTATATGATAAAACATTCTCACATGGTTTTAGAAAAGCAAAAAAAACTAAGAAAAAAGAGTGA
- a CDS encoding glutamate racemase, which yields MKMKIVVFDSGLGSLSIIKAIQKRTKADIIYLADKKNFPYGKKTKSQLYKIITDTIQKISEKFNPDVIVLASNTPSLLFREKLPDNVITVLPPLEKIQKASNVAILTTEIVAKSKELENYISEFNNLEDVLKINCSELVELVETGKFLTNEKNCVKTISKVLKDEFKENNIKIATLSSTHLPFLSPFLKKIFRGIEFLDPADDVAMKISRLKQQASKNNSLTIYTTKSPKALQRNLKNMGISNKVTLFS from the coding sequence ATGAAGATGAAAATTGTTGTTTTTGACTCCGGATTAGGTTCTTTATCAATAATTAAGGCAATTCAGAAAAGGACAAAAGCAGATATCATCTATTTGGCAGATAAAAAAAATTTTCCGTATGGAAAAAAGACAAAATCCCAATTATACAAAATTATCACAGATACAATTCAAAAAATTTCTGAAAAATTTAATCCAGATGTGATAGTGCTTGCATCAAATACACCATCATTGCTTTTTAGAGAAAAATTACCAGATAATGTGATTACAGTTTTACCACCACTTGAAAAAATTCAGAAGGCAAGTAATGTTGCAATACTTACAACAGAAATTGTTGCTAAAAGTAAAGAGTTAGAAAATTACATATCAGAATTCAATAATTTAGAAGATGTTTTGAAAATCAATTGTTCAGAATTAGTTGAATTGGTAGAAACTGGAAAATTTTTAACTAATGAAAAGAATTGTGTTAAAACAATATCAAAAGTACTAAAAGATGAATTTAAAGAAAATAACATTAAGATTGCTACACTATCAAGTACACATCTTCCGTTTCTTTCACCATTCTTGAAGAAAATTTTTCGTGGAATAGAATTCTTAGACCCAGCAGATGATGTAGCAATGAAGATTTCAAGATTGAAACAACAGGCCTCTAAAAATAATTCTTTAACAATTTATACAACAAAAAGTCCAAAGGCACTACAAAGAAACCTCAAAAATATGGGCATTTCTAATAAAGTCACTCTTTTTTCTTAG
- a CDS encoding Snf7 family protein, whose amino-acid sequence MPSFHKAWARQDTAGMTDKFRDTLKPQGALKPRIQNAVNKLQAQTSKMDTMLGKLEQRDQQLFQRVVTAVQNHDKSASTVLSNELAEVRKVKKMLGGARMSLEQVQLRLSTIHDLGDAMVAIGPAMGTMKSLQSSLGKFMPEADSELNAMTQTLNGLMVDSISGDSFNMESDASSEETNAILQEASAVAEQQIGDKFPSVPSLELPTQEYQQTTTSTSTFE is encoded by the coding sequence ATGCCATCCTTCCATAAAGCATGGGCACGCCAGGATACAGCTGGTATGACTGACAAGTTTCGTGATACCTTGAAACCTCAAGGAGCATTGAAACCACGTATTCAGAACGCTGTTAACAAATTACAGGCACAAACTTCTAAGATGGACACTATGTTGGGAAAACTCGAACAACGAGATCAACAATTATTCCAACGTGTCGTCACAGCAGTTCAAAATCATGATAAAAGTGCAAGCACTGTTTTATCAAATGAACTCGCAGAAGTTAGAAAAGTAAAGAAAATGCTTGGCGGTGCAAGAATGTCCTTGGAACAAGTTCAATTAAGACTTTCAACAATTCATGACCTCGGTGATGCAATGGTTGCAATTGGACCTGCAATGGGTACAATGAAGAGCCTACAATCATCATTAGGTAAATTCATGCCAGAAGCAGATTCAGAATTGAACGCAATGACCCAGACATTAAACGGACTTATGGTCGACTCGATCTCCGGTGATTCATTTAACATGGAATCCGATGCATCTAGTGAAGAAACAAACGCAATTCTTCAAGAAGCATCCGCAGTTGCAGAGCAACAAATCGGTGACAAGTTTCCATCAGTACCTTCACTCGAGCTACCAACTCAAGAATATCAACAAACAACAACATCGACATCAACTTTTGAGTAG
- a CDS encoding polyprenol monophosphomannose synthase: MKLAIVIPTYNEAETIPSLIKELFEKIKQLVEKLDVLIIDDSSPDGTADIVRELGGKYDKITVIQRAKKMGLGAAYKEGFRYILDKLDSELIVQMDADHSHQPSEIPNMLEKIKNFDYLIASRHVEGSDIVGWGIGRKATHSVAGAIAKACAKIEINDSTSGFRMFKKKTLERIDFDKIRSDGFAFQIEVLYQLKQLGMKGLEVPTVFVNRTEGSSKMGSSEMMQFITMCISYIGRK; the protein is encoded by the coding sequence ATGAAACTGGCAATAGTAATTCCAACGTATAATGAAGCTGAGACAATTCCCAGTCTAATCAAAGAATTATTTGAGAAAATAAAGCAGTTAGTTGAAAAATTAGATGTTTTAATTATAGATGATTCTTCGCCAGATGGTACGGCAGATATTGTTAGAGAATTAGGCGGAAAATATGACAAAATTACGGTAATCCAAAGAGCAAAAAAAATGGGATTGGGAGCAGCATACAAAGAAGGTTTTAGATACATTTTGGATAAACTTGATTCAGAATTAATTGTGCAGATGGATGCAGATCATTCACATCAGCCAAGTGAAATTCCAAATATGTTAGAAAAAATAAAAAATTTTGATTATCTAATTGCAAGTAGACATGTTGAAGGTTCTGATATCGTAGGGTGGGGAATAGGAAGAAAAGCAACTCATTCTGTTGCAGGAGCAATAGCTAAAGCATGTGCAAAAATAGAGATCAATGATTCAACTAGTGGTTTTAGGATGTTTAAGAAAAAGACACTTGAAAGAATTGATTTTGATAAGATTAGATCAGATGGTTTTGCCTTTCAGATAGAGGTTCTGTATCAATTAAAGCAGTTAGGCATGAAAGGATTAGAGGTTCCAACAGTTTTTGTAAATAGAACAGAGGGTAGCTCAAAAATGGGAAGTAGTGAAATGATGCAGTTTATCACAATGTGCATTAGTTACATAGGAAGAAAATAA